From the Symbiobacterium terraclitae genome, one window contains:
- the spoIID gene encoding stage II sporulation protein D, with product MLRLLLVAGLLVGLLTLTLPAGLGAVRRTPNPPAGAIPAAATPTSLLYGPPFAGPLPGAVPEPDGADSLEVAVYFPEEDAVVSMPLGEYLKGVVAAEMPADFAMEALKAQFVVARTYTVRRMRQFGGQGGCPLHPEADVCADHRTSQAYMSRDALVQKYGPAAAADFWARLSLAQAETEGEVLTYQGELIDALYHAVSGRMTESAGEYFSTHLPYLVPVDDTWGADAPRLVEQRRFTPEAFARAVAAGGEEPVLAVTAAARAGLPPVQVTARTAGGRVKEVAIGDITLSGRAFRERLGLRSTDFRVFWQDGEVVVETHGDGHGVGMSQYGAQGMALAGKTYREILTHYYTGVSLNRLFETQAAELP from the coding sequence ATGCTGCGATTGCTCCTCGTCGCCGGACTCCTCGTCGGGCTCCTGACCCTGACGCTTCCGGCCGGACTCGGCGCCGTACGGCGCACGCCGAACCCGCCGGCCGGTGCCATCCCGGCCGCTGCGACGCCGACGTCGCTGCTGTACGGACCGCCCTTCGCCGGGCCGCTGCCCGGCGCCGTACCCGAGCCCGACGGGGCCGATTCGCTGGAGGTCGCCGTCTACTTCCCCGAGGAAGACGCGGTTGTCTCCATGCCCCTGGGGGAGTACCTGAAGGGGGTGGTGGCTGCGGAGATGCCCGCCGACTTCGCCATGGAGGCGCTCAAGGCGCAGTTCGTGGTCGCCCGGACCTACACGGTGCGCCGGATGCGCCAGTTCGGCGGGCAGGGGGGATGCCCGCTTCATCCCGAGGCCGACGTCTGCGCGGATCACCGCACCAGCCAGGCCTACATGAGCCGTGACGCGCTGGTGCAGAAGTACGGGCCCGCCGCGGCGGCGGACTTCTGGGCCCGCCTGAGCCTGGCGCAGGCCGAGACCGAGGGCGAAGTGCTCACGTATCAGGGCGAGCTGATCGACGCCCTCTACCATGCGGTCTCCGGCCGCATGACCGAGAGTGCCGGCGAGTACTTCTCCACCCACCTGCCCTACCTGGTGCCGGTGGACGACACCTGGGGGGCGGACGCGCCCCGGCTGGTCGAGCAGCGACGGTTCACGCCGGAGGCGTTTGCCCGGGCGGTGGCGGCGGGCGGTGAGGAACCGGTGCTCGCGGTTACGGCCGCCGCCAGGGCCGGACTCCCGCCGGTACAGGTGACCGCCCGCACCGCGGGCGGGCGGGTGAAGGAGGTGGCGATCGGGGACATCACGCTCTCCGGACGGGCGTTCCGGGAGCGGCTGGGCCTCCGTTCCACCGACTTCCGGGTGTTCTGGCAGGACGGTGAGGTGGTCGTGGAGACCCACGGCGACGGCCACGGCGTGGGCATGAGCCAGTACGGCGCGCAGGGCATGGCCCTGGCGGGAAAGACCTACCGCGAGATTCTCACCCACTACTATACGGGTGTCAGCCTGAACCGATTATTCGAAACACAGGCGGCGGAGCTGCCATAA
- a CDS encoding peptidoglycan DD-metalloendopeptidase family protein yields the protein MKPVRGLPNLWPGSLPPERRLALVASALLFLLIGGMAFYQFRMAPAGPEPAPGAGTEPVPGEPAAAGTQASTGMPTGASTASGTAATSGTEAPDVPGRTADTGAPAETGVAAADDVEAVPAFSWPLSGVPVVVKAFGSVDQSLGDYRLYDAVALEATPGQPVVAAAAGRVVAVEEHPVDGTTVLLEHAAGRQTRYAGLDEVSVAEGDAVSAGEIIGQVGRPGPLRRNLGPHLAFSLLIEGEPVDPELHIDP from the coding sequence GTGAAGCCTGTGCGTGGTCTGCCCAACCTCTGGCCGGGCAGTCTTCCTCCCGAGCGGCGCCTGGCGCTGGTCGCCAGCGCCCTGCTCTTCCTGCTGATCGGCGGCATGGCGTTCTACCAGTTCCGCATGGCGCCCGCCGGCCCCGAGCCCGCCCCGGGTGCCGGGACCGAACCCGTTCCCGGCGAACCGGCGGCGGCCGGCACCCAGGCGTCGACGGGGATGCCGACCGGAGCGTCAACCGCCTCCGGTACGGCTGCGACCAGCGGTACCGAGGCCCCGGACGTCCCTGGGCGAACTGCGGACACCGGGGCCCCGGCTGAGACCGGCGTGGCCGCCGCCGACGACGTTGAGGCGGTGCCGGCATTCTCCTGGCCGCTCTCGGGCGTCCCCGTCGTGGTGAAGGCCTTCGGCTCGGTGGACCAGAGCCTGGGCGACTACCGCCTCTACGACGCCGTGGCGCTGGAGGCGACGCCGGGGCAGCCCGTGGTGGCCGCCGCTGCCGGCAGGGTGGTAGCGGTGGAGGAGCATCCGGTGGACGGGACGACCGTGCTGCTGGAGCACGCGGCGGGCCGGCAGACCAGGTACGCCGGCCTGGACGAGGTGAGCGTCGCCGAGGGCGACGCCGTCTCGGCGGGCGAGATCATCGGTCAGGTGGGCCGCCCCGGCCCCCTGCGGCGGAACCTCGGCCCGCACCTCGCCTTCAGCCTCCTGATTGAGGGCGAGCCGGTCGACCCTGAGCTGCACATCGATCCGTAA
- the spoIIID gene encoding sporulation transcriptional regulator SpoIIID, whose translation MKDHIWKRVLEIGNHICRTRDTVRDTALLFGVSKSTVHKDVTERLPRINPELAAKVKRVLDHNKAERHIRGGAATRQKYLER comes from the coding sequence GTGAAAGACCACATCTGGAAGCGTGTACTCGAAATAGGCAACCATATCTGTCGGACCAGGGACACCGTGCGGGATACAGCCTTGCTGTTCGGCGTCTCCAAGAGTACCGTGCACAAGGACGTAACGGAGCGCCTGCCCCGCATTAACCCCGAGCTGGCCGCCAAGGTCAAGCGTGTCCTGGATCACAACAAGGCAGAACGCCACATTCGCGGGGGAGCGGCCACTCGCCAGAAGTACCTCGAGCGCTAG
- a CDS encoding rod shape-determining protein: MFGWATDVGVDLGTATVLVYVKGKGIVLREPSVVAMHRDTKQVLAIGEEARRMLGRTPGNIIAIRPLREGVIADYDVTEAMLKAFLRRVSGPRLLSRPRMVICIPANVTTVEKRAVVEAAIEAGARKATLVEEPLAAALGAGLDITQPVGNMVIDIGGGTTDVAVLSLGGVVRTESIRIGGDKFDEAIVRYVKMKYNLLIGERTGEEIKIAVGSAGCDSRNESMEVRGRDLMTGLPKTVTITSAEVREAVSELVTALCDTIKAVLEATPPELSADIIERGMVMTGGGSLLHGLDQVIAAETGVPAYLADDPVSCVAKGTGRVLEEFDVQDDHLVVLRRIQ; encoded by the coding sequence GTGTTTGGATGGGCTACAGATGTGGGAGTCGACCTGGGCACGGCGACGGTGCTCGTCTACGTCAAGGGTAAGGGAATCGTCCTGCGGGAACCTTCCGTGGTGGCGATGCACCGCGACACCAAGCAGGTCCTGGCGATCGGCGAGGAAGCCCGTCGCATGCTGGGGCGCACGCCCGGCAACATCATAGCGATTCGCCCCCTGCGGGAAGGGGTCATCGCCGACTACGACGTGACGGAAGCGATGCTCAAGGCGTTTCTGAGGCGGGTGTCGGGGCCCCGCCTTCTGTCGCGTCCGCGGATGGTGATCTGCATCCCGGCCAACGTCACGACCGTGGAGAAGCGCGCGGTGGTGGAGGCCGCCATCGAGGCCGGGGCCAGGAAGGCCACGCTGGTGGAGGAGCCCCTGGCCGCCGCGCTGGGCGCCGGGCTGGACATCACCCAGCCGGTGGGCAACATGGTGATCGACATCGGCGGCGGCACCACCGATGTGGCCGTGCTGTCGCTGGGCGGCGTGGTGCGGACTGAGTCGATCCGCATCGGCGGCGACAAGTTCGACGAGGCCATCGTTCGCTACGTGAAGATGAAGTACAACCTGCTGATCGGCGAGCGCACGGGCGAGGAGATCAAGATCGCCGTGGGCAGCGCCGGGTGCGACAGCCGCAACGAGTCGATGGAGGTGCGCGGCCGCGACCTGATGACCGGCCTTCCCAAGACCGTGACCATCACCTCCGCCGAGGTGCGGGAGGCGGTCAGCGAGCTGGTCACCGCCCTCTGCGACACGATCAAGGCGGTGCTGGAGGCCACGCCGCCCGAGCTCTCGGCCGATATCATCGAGCGGGGCATGGTCATGACCGGCGGCGGCTCCCTGCTGCACGGGCTGGATCAGGTGATCGCCGCCGAGACCGGCGTTCCGGCGTACCTGGCCGACGATCCGGTCTCCTGCGTGGCCAAGGGGACCGGCCGGGTGCTGGAGGAGTTCGACGTGCAGGACGACCACCTGGTGGTGCTGCGCAGGATCCAGTGA
- a CDS encoding sulfurtransferase TusA family protein yields the protein MATYTLNVYGEMCPAPLIKAEAKLRAMEPGDRLIMESDHSCTVRLLREHLRKLPCRFRVEEVADGIWQFQIERL from the coding sequence GTGGCGACCTACACGCTCAACGTGTACGGCGAGATGTGCCCTGCGCCGCTGATCAAGGCCGAGGCCAAGCTGCGCGCCATGGAGCCGGGAGACCGGCTCATCATGGAGTCTGACCACTCCTGCACCGTGCGCCTCCTCAGGGAGCACCTGCGCAAGCTGCCCTGCCGCTTCCGGGTGGAAGAGGTGGCCGACGGCATCTGGCAGTTCCAGATCGAGCGGCTGTAG
- a CDS encoding LysR family transcriptional regulator, with protein MNTALEIFCTVAKHGSMSRAAAELHLSQPAISQRLRALEEQYGLPLFRRTNRGVELTPAGETLSRYAQRILRLERSLQEEMESLRAEEPRQIVVGATSAIGGYALPCTVYLFQQKYPRTRIHLQIGKRSEVIQRLEDGLVGMALVEGPAVEPRAVAHDWQVSVISEEDLVLITPATGPIAAQERFTADDLCRLPLIVREQGSGGRLAVEEAWRAAGRQPSDLNIAMELTSVDAIKTSVASGHGVALVSKWCVRAEARMGHLRIAPLDGIRFTSSWTLLYPRSGMRSTVERALLRTLRSPAERGFC; from the coding sequence ATGAACACAGCCCTCGAAATCTTCTGCACTGTGGCGAAGCACGGATCCATGTCCCGGGCCGCCGCCGAGCTCCACCTCTCGCAGCCCGCCATCAGCCAGCGCCTGCGGGCGCTGGAGGAGCAGTACGGCCTGCCGCTCTTCCGCCGCACCAACCGCGGCGTCGAGCTTACGCCGGCCGGCGAGACGCTCTCCCGCTACGCCCAGCGCATCCTGCGGCTGGAGCGGTCCCTGCAGGAGGAGATGGAGAGCCTGCGGGCCGAGGAGCCCCGGCAGATCGTGGTGGGAGCCACCTCGGCCATCGGCGGCTACGCGCTCCCCTGCACGGTCTACCTGTTCCAGCAGAAGTATCCCCGCACCCGCATCCATCTGCAGATCGGCAAGCGGAGCGAGGTGATCCAGCGGCTGGAGGACGGCCTGGTGGGCATGGCGCTGGTGGAGGGGCCTGCGGTGGAGCCCCGGGCCGTCGCCCACGACTGGCAGGTGAGCGTGATCAGCGAGGAGGACCTGGTGTTGATCACGCCGGCCACCGGCCCTATTGCCGCCCAGGAGCGCTTCACGGCCGACGACCTCTGCCGGCTGCCGCTCATCGTGCGGGAGCAGGGCTCGGGCGGGCGGCTGGCCGTGGAGGAGGCGTGGAGGGCCGCGGGCCGGCAGCCTTCGGACCTGAACATCGCCATGGAGCTCACCAGCGTCGATGCCATCAAGACCTCGGTGGCCTCGGGACATGGCGTGGCCCTGGTCAGCAAGTGGTGCGTGCGGGCCGAGGCCCGCATGGGTCACCTGCGCATCGCCCCGCTGGACGGGATCCGCTTCACCAGCTCGTGGACCCTGCTCTACCCCAGGAGCGGCATGCGCTCCACTGTCGAGCGGGCGCTCCTGCGCACCCTCCGCTCGCCCGCGGAGCGCGGGTTCTGCTGA
- a CDS encoding YeeE/YedE family protein produces the protein MTATQMLGWLLVAGTLCGFVFQRSRLCFVSALRDLYLFRALRMTRAILLLFLLTVTGGAFLQAGQATAHGPVAGPSPAGAWLGGAIFAVGMVLAGSCAAGAFWRLGEGQLSQLYILAGMLAGTWLYPKLPLLPSAVLQPTFNAWIAVVLLALALGLVSAWEWRQARIGQELPARPRRGLLREPWPPEWGALVMAVLLVASTAFTGQGWGVTRAFLLTDMSAAAYAIGLLAGGFLGARFGGEFRVRRPGGRAPSLIRLAGGVLMGYGARVGWGCTIGAVLTGMVNLSPQPWYWMLGAVCGAALGAVILRRLMYRYL, from the coding sequence GTGACGGCGACGCAGATGCTCGGCTGGCTCCTTGTGGCCGGGACGCTGTGCGGTTTCGTCTTCCAGCGCTCGCGCCTCTGCTTCGTGAGCGCCCTGCGCGACCTGTATCTCTTCCGGGCACTCCGGATGACCCGGGCGATCCTGCTGCTCTTCCTATTGACGGTGACAGGCGGCGCCTTCCTTCAGGCAGGCCAGGCGACTGCGCACGGCCCCGTGGCCGGGCCCAGTCCGGCAGGGGCGTGGCTGGGTGGTGCCATCTTCGCCGTGGGCATGGTACTGGCGGGCAGTTGCGCCGCCGGCGCCTTCTGGCGCCTCGGGGAGGGGCAGCTCTCGCAGCTCTACATCCTCGCCGGGATGCTGGCCGGCACCTGGCTCTACCCGAAGCTGCCGCTGTTGCCGTCCGCGGTGCTGCAGCCGACGTTCAACGCCTGGATCGCGGTGGTGCTGCTGGCGCTGGCGCTGGGCCTGGTCAGCGCCTGGGAGTGGCGGCAGGCCCGCATCGGGCAGGAGCTGCCGGCCCGGCCTCGCCGCGGGCTGCTGCGTGAGCCCTGGCCGCCGGAGTGGGGTGCCCTGGTGATGGCGGTGCTGCTGGTCGCGTCCACCGCGTTCACGGGCCAGGGGTGGGGCGTGACGCGGGCCTTCCTGCTCACCGACATGTCGGCCGCGGCCTACGCAATCGGGCTCCTGGCGGGCGGCTTCCTCGGGGCCCGGTTCGGCGGCGAGTTCCGCGTGCGCCGGCCTGGCGGCCGGGCGCCTTCCCTGATCCGGCTGGCCGGCGGGGTGCTCATGGGCTACGGTGCCCGGGTGGGCTGGGGCTGCACGATCGGCGCGGTGCTGACCGGTATGGTGAACCTCAGCCCCCAGCCCTGGTACTGGATGCTGGGTGCCGTGTGCGGCGCAGCCTTGGGCGCCGTGATCCTGCGGCGGTTGATGTATCGCTATTTGTAA
- a CDS encoding rhodanese-like domain-containing protein encodes MTKRMRHLVLALTLILSLAALTACGGSAQAPAAASQTSQCPECPACPEPEPVDVDAILMEEAQAYFNNMASHKNMIDAADVKAKLDAGDQSIFLLDIRNDTDFAAGHVEGSVNIPFAQLGANFDKLPKDKMIVINCYSGQTSSQATAVLRMAGYNAMSLKGGFPNYEKAELPIVK; translated from the coding sequence ATGACGAAGCGGATGCGTCACCTGGTTCTTGCCCTGACCCTGATCCTCTCCCTGGCGGCGCTGACCGCCTGCGGCGGCAGCGCCCAGGCGCCGGCGGCGGCCAGCCAGACCTCGCAGTGCCCTGAGTGCCCGGCCTGTCCCGAGCCCGAGCCCGTTGACGTGGACGCGATCCTGATGGAGGAGGCCCAGGCCTACTTCAACAACATGGCCAGCCATAAGAACATGATCGACGCGGCCGACGTGAAGGCGAAGCTGGATGCGGGCGACCAGTCCATCTTCCTCCTGGACATCCGCAACGACACCGACTTCGCCGCCGGCCACGTCGAGGGCTCCGTCAACATCCCGTTCGCGCAGCTGGGCGCCAACTTCGACAAGCTGCCCAAGGACAAGATGATCGTCATCAACTGCTACTCGGGCCAGACCTCGAGCCAGGCCACAGCTGTTCTGCGGATGGCGGGCTACAACGCCATGTCGCTGAAGGGCGGCTTCCCCAACTACGAGAAGGCCGAGCTGCCCATCGTGAAGTAG
- a CDS encoding molybdopterin-dependent oxidoreductase yields the protein MAELNRRDFLKLGGVAAGALAVDLGLPRRRAQAAADVRRVPTLCEMCTSRCGVFAVLENGRVTRIEGNPDHPTNLGRPCARGNAGASALYDPDRLKEPMKRGEDGKLYPITWEQAFEEIGTKLNQIRNLHGPEALVFAEYNNLNSALTKRFTESFGSPNHVGHAANCFANRNVGYSAVFGALPSVDYANVKFYLSPGRNLLGGIKVSEVAALARAKANGARIVVLDPRHSELAGWGEWIPIKSAGDLAFLLAVANVLITENLYNKEWIDTHANGFDQLKEGILQYTPEWQEQHTDIPAEKVRQLAREMAAAAPAAVVDPGWHGGNGMYWNGYEAARAGAIVNALLGNLGAKGGLKLSPKVAQGTIDDVPEGAVVDSGGGG from the coding sequence TTGGCGGAACTGAACCGCAGGGACTTCCTGAAGCTGGGCGGCGTGGCGGCCGGCGCGTTGGCGGTGGATCTGGGTCTTCCGCGGCGCCGTGCACAGGCTGCGGCAGACGTCCGGCGGGTGCCGACGCTCTGCGAGATGTGCACCAGCCGCTGCGGCGTGTTCGCGGTGCTGGAGAACGGACGGGTGACCCGTATCGAGGGGAACCCCGACCATCCGACCAATCTGGGGCGGCCGTGTGCCCGGGGCAACGCGGGGGCATCGGCGCTGTACGATCCCGACCGGCTGAAGGAGCCCATGAAGCGGGGGGAGGACGGCAAGCTTTACCCCATCACGTGGGAACAGGCTTTTGAAGAGATCGGCACAAAGCTGAACCAGATTCGCAACCTGCACGGGCCCGAGGCCCTGGTCTTCGCCGAGTACAACAACCTCAACTCGGCCCTGACGAAGCGCTTCACCGAATCGTTCGGCTCACCCAACCACGTGGGGCACGCAGCCAACTGCTTCGCCAACCGGAACGTAGGCTACTCGGCCGTGTTCGGCGCGCTGCCCTCGGTGGACTACGCCAACGTCAAATTCTACCTGAGCCCGGGCCGGAATCTGCTCGGAGGCATCAAGGTGTCCGAGGTGGCCGCACTGGCCAGGGCCAAGGCCAACGGTGCCCGCATCGTGGTGCTGGATCCACGGCACTCCGAGCTTGCGGGCTGGGGTGAATGGATCCCCATCAAGTCGGCGGGCGACCTGGCCTTCCTCCTGGCGGTGGCCAACGTGCTGATCACCGAGAACCTGTACAACAAGGAGTGGATTGATACCCACGCCAACGGCTTCGACCAGCTGAAGGAGGGTATTCTGCAGTACACGCCCGAATGGCAGGAGCAGCACACTGACATCCCCGCCGAGAAGGTGCGGCAGCTGGCCCGCGAGATGGCGGCTGCGGCGCCGGCGGCGGTGGTGGACCCGGGCTGGCACGGCGGCAACGGCATGTACTGGAACGGCTACGAGGCCGCCCGGGCCGGGGCGATCGTCAACGCCCTGCTCGGCAACCTGGGCGCAAAGGGCGGGCTGAAGCTCTCGCCCAAGGTAGCGCAGGGAACCATCGATGACGTCCCGGAGGGCGCCGTGGTTGACTCCGGCGGCGGCGGCTGA
- a CDS encoding molybdopterin dinucleotide binding domain-containing protein, whose protein sequence is MVESKKPYELKAAIFYRVNPVKSSGDQGRWIEALKKLELVVAIDTQMSETAMLAHYVLPEHHYLERMDAISVVGDTVSLRQPVVEPLYNTRDCLQILQGLAKVVGNDKYFNFTMEQWNNALLEPTGWTVKHLREKGVMKVSATPPDYAVLPTSSGRAELVHKGFALSGGTEVVSWVPPKTQPEGDRLRLLHGHMAVHTNGYTQNVPALHARMPENDLWIHPTAAAARGIADGDLVEVANEYGVQRIRARVTEGIRPDCVWMCHGFGTMAPEQRLAYGKGAADGWFYPLMVTPVSAALGQGDATVTVRKVGEKA, encoded by the coding sequence GTGGTGGAGTCCAAGAAGCCGTACGAGCTGAAGGCGGCGATCTTCTACCGGGTCAACCCGGTGAAGTCCTCGGGTGACCAGGGCCGCTGGATCGAGGCCCTGAAGAAGCTGGAGCTGGTGGTCGCCATCGACACGCAGATGTCGGAGACGGCGATGCTCGCGCACTACGTGCTGCCCGAGCACCACTACCTGGAGCGGATGGACGCCATCTCGGTGGTGGGCGACACCGTGTCGCTCCGGCAGCCGGTGGTGGAGCCGCTGTACAACACCCGGGACTGCCTGCAGATCCTGCAGGGCCTGGCGAAGGTTGTGGGCAACGACAAGTACTTCAACTTCACCATGGAGCAGTGGAACAACGCCCTTCTGGAGCCCACCGGCTGGACGGTCAAGCACCTGAGGGAGAAGGGCGTGATGAAGGTCTCGGCCACGCCGCCCGACTATGCTGTCCTGCCCACCTCTTCGGGCAGGGCCGAGCTGGTCCACAAGGGGTTCGCCCTCTCGGGCGGCACCGAGGTGGTGAGCTGGGTTCCGCCCAAGACCCAGCCGGAGGGCGATCGGCTGCGCCTCCTGCACGGCCACATGGCCGTGCACACCAACGGCTACACGCAGAACGTGCCTGCGCTCCACGCACGCATGCCGGAGAACGACCTGTGGATCCACCCGACGGCCGCCGCGGCCCGCGGCATCGCCGACGGCGACCTGGTGGAGGTGGCCAACGAGTACGGGGTACAGCGCATCCGGGCCCGGGTGACCGAGGGCATCCGCCCCGACTGCGTCTGGATGTGCCACGGCTTCGGCACGATGGCGCCCGAGCAGCGGCTGGCCTACGGCAAGGGGGCGGCCGACGGCTGGTTCTACCCGCTCATGGTCACGCCGGTCTCGGCCGCCCTGGGCCAGGGCGACGCCACGGTAACGGTGCGGAAGGTGGGTGAGAAGGCATGA
- a CDS encoding 4Fe-4S dicluster domain-containing protein, which produces MTRYAYFVDLSICAGCEACTVACQALNRLDWDMRYTRVERMLVGTFPDVKSSFITTQCLHCDEPPCAAVCPTGATYKTAEGPVKVDDENCIGCQYCMTACPYDARSFDEAAHVVRKCSFCLDRLAAGERPACEQTCLTGARMAGDLDDPADPIHEKIAAPDVIHIAGTSFYYRLPEHIDRAALPADFKPSAATYAWQSIIQPAGQILMGSTLAAVLLSLAVSTFRSRRKEGAQHEHGQG; this is translated from the coding sequence ATGACCCGCTACGCCTATTTCGTGGACCTCTCCATCTGCGCCGGGTGCGAGGCCTGCACCGTGGCCTGCCAGGCGCTGAACCGGCTGGACTGGGACATGCGCTACACCCGGGTGGAGCGGATGCTGGTGGGCACGTTTCCCGACGTGAAGTCCAGCTTCATCACCACCCAGTGCCTGCACTGCGACGAGCCGCCCTGCGCGGCGGTCTGCCCCACCGGCGCCACATACAAGACGGCCGAGGGACCGGTGAAGGTCGATGACGAGAACTGCATCGGCTGCCAGTACTGCATGACGGCCTGCCCGTACGACGCCCGCAGCTTCGATGAGGCGGCGCACGTGGTACGGAAGTGCTCCTTCTGCCTCGACCGGCTTGCGGCGGGCGAGCGGCCGGCCTGCGAGCAGACCTGCCTGACCGGCGCCCGCATGGCAGGCGACCTGGACGACCCCGCCGACCCGATCCACGAGAAGATCGCGGCGCCGGACGTGATCCACATCGCAGGCACCAGCTTCTACTACCGGCTGCCCGAGCACATCGACCGGGCGGCGCTGCCGGCGGACTTCAAGCCATCGGCGGCCACCTACGCCTGGCAGTCGATCATCCAGCCGGCCGGGCAGATCCTGATGGGCTCCACGCTGGCGGCGGTGTTGCTCAGCCTCGCCGTCAGCACGTTCAGGTCCCGCCGAAAGGAGGGGGCGCAGCATGAGCACGGCCAGGGTTAG
- a CDS encoding formate dehydrogenase subunit gamma, which produces MSTARVSAQEQGGVRAGNPDGRVLRFSLGSRLAHWNHAITFLILLFTGMALVVRGFGGLLGTAGLRFFGQLHRWMAIPFTVLTIPILLIAARRATARWVREVFRFDRDDLRFFPGFLRELFGLKGDMPPQGKFNAGEKVNSILQILGWPVMVITGWMMVYKTHLPASLMQWVIPVHSLTAMLLGCVVIGHIYLATLLPGFREGLSGMLSGWVPARWAKEHYRKWYDEIAGE; this is translated from the coding sequence ATGAGCACGGCCAGGGTTAGCGCGCAAGAACAGGGTGGGGTCCGCGCGGGCAATCCGGACGGCCGGGTGCTCCGGTTCAGCCTGGGATCGCGCCTGGCCCACTGGAACCACGCCATCACGTTTCTGATCCTGCTCTTCACCGGCATGGCCCTGGTGGTCCGGGGCTTCGGTGGCCTGCTGGGAACCGCCGGGCTGCGCTTCTTCGGCCAACTGCACCGGTGGATGGCCATCCCGTTCACGGTGCTGACGATCCCGATCCTGCTCATCGCCGCCCGCCGGGCGACCGCGCGGTGGGTCCGGGAGGTGTTCCGCTTCGACCGGGACGACCTCAGGTTCTTCCCCGGCTTCCTGCGGGAGCTGTTCGGGCTGAAGGGCGACATGCCGCCCCAGGGGAAGTTCAACGCCGGTGAGAAGGTGAACTCCATCCTCCAGATCCTCGGCTGGCCCGTGATGGTGATCACCGGGTGGATGATGGTGTACAAGACGCACCTGCCTGCGTCCCTGATGCAGTGGGTGATCCCCGTCCACTCGCTCACGGCGATGCTCCTGGGCTGCGTGGTGATCGGCCACATCTACCTGGCCACGCTGCTCCCCGGCTTTCGCGAGGGGCTTTCGGGGATGCTCTCAGGCTGGGTGCCAGCGCGGTGGGCGAAGGAGCATTACCGCAAGTGGTACGACGAGATCGCGGGCGAGTAG
- a CDS encoding DUF5680 domain-containing protein yields the protein MNRDAVLTNLESFVVRAKSRTYVGSGPKLLPYRLGSQDLQYAEGDWVYHDSYFGNSDFAGQEVVYYQGTPVWVQNYFGYLIRPDRITAAEAGAMIKESLTAMYREGRFLGGFTYASGDLTYVDTSEGDVFRFQGQEWILRDGERVYTLRYHGGLVR from the coding sequence ATGAACCGGGACGCGGTGCTGACGAACCTCGAGTCCTTCGTGGTTCGGGCCAAGAGCCGTACATACGTGGGTTCCGGACCGAAGCTCCTCCCCTACCGCCTCGGCTCACAGGATCTGCAGTACGCCGAAGGCGACTGGGTGTATCACGACAGCTACTTCGGCAACAGCGATTTCGCCGGTCAGGAGGTCGTGTACTATCAGGGAACGCCGGTGTGGGTGCAGAACTACTTCGGCTACCTGATCCGCCCGGACAGGATCACCGCCGCGGAGGCCGGCGCCATGATCAAGGAGAGCCTGACGGCCATGTACCGGGAAGGGCGGTTCCTCGGCGGCTTTACCTACGCCTCCGGCGACCTCACCTACGTGGACACCAGCGAGGGCGACGTCTTCCGGTTCCAGGGGCAGGAGTGGATCCTGCGGGACGGCGAGCGGGTCTACACCCTGCGCTACCACGGCGGGCTCGTCCGCTGA
- the fabZ gene encoding 3-hydroxyacyl-ACP dehydratase FabZ: MDIRQIMEIIPHRYPMLMIDRVLELEPGKRVVAVKNLSANEPVFQGHYPGNPIFPGVLILEAMAQAGAVAVLSQPEHAGKVPLFAGIDDARFRRPVVPGDQLRLEVELVAMRRGLGVGKGKAYVGDDLKAEATLKFALVDGSLANGAG, from the coding sequence CTGGATATCAGGCAGATCATGGAGATCATCCCGCACAGGTACCCGATGCTGATGATCGACCGGGTGCTGGAGCTTGAGCCGGGAAAGCGCGTGGTGGCGGTGAAGAACCTGTCGGCCAACGAGCCCGTCTTCCAGGGGCACTACCCGGGCAATCCCATCTTCCCGGGGGTGCTGATCCTGGAGGCCATGGCGCAGGCCGGGGCCGTGGCGGTGCTCTCGCAGCCTGAGCACGCGGGCAAGGTGCCGCTGTTTGCCGGCATCGACGACGCCCGCTTCCGCCGTCCGGTGGTGCCCGGAGACCAGCTCCGCCTCGAGGTGGAGCTGGTGGCCATGCGCCGGGGGCTCGGCGTCGGCAAGGGGAAGGCGTACGTGGGCGACGACCTGAAGGCGGAGGCCACGCTGAAGTTCGCGCTGGTGGATGGTTCGCTGGCCAACGGGGCAGGATAG